The Siniperca chuatsi isolate FFG_IHB_CAS linkage group LG2, ASM2008510v1, whole genome shotgun sequence genome window below encodes:
- the LOC122884486 gene encoding transmembrane protein 88 yields MCGMDVDLDDGGSGEEEKEEEFWIGEGVKMLPPPVAHSGGSAWGSRRGRCGCVACGAGLILWNLCVVLASALLLAVVFSVVLLPAMLLLYVGFLCHSRVLDAPSAICHYLDDNSCSALIILGFVMMSPLVVVAAAIFCGLLRRFRLLLLIQPITRAWYRGRLLDWVGSIHAWV; encoded by the exons ATGTGTGGTATGGACGTGGACCTGGACGATGGAGGTTCAGgcgaggaggagaaagaggaggagttCTGGATCGGGGAGGGAGTGAAGATGCTGCCCCCTCCCGTGGCCCACAGTGGGGGCAGCGCGTGGGGCAGCCGCAGGGGCAGGTGTGGTTGCGTGGCCTGTGGAGCAGGTCTCATCCTCTGGAACCTGTGTGTCGTCTTGGCCAGCGCTCTGCTCCTGGCTGTGGTCTTCTCTGTGGTGCTGCTGCCTGCaatgctgctgctgtatgtCGGTTTCCTCTGCCATTCCAGG GTCCTTGACGCCCCCTCTGCCATCTGCCATTACCTTGACGACAACAGCTGCTCCGCCCTCATCATCCTGGGCTTTGTGATGATGTCGCCGCTCGTGGTCGTGGCGGCCGCCATCTTCTGTGGGCTGCTCCGAAGGTTTCGACTCCTGCTTCTCATTCAGCCGATCACACGTGCCTGGTACCGAGGGCGGCTGCTGGACTGGGTGGGCAGCATCCATGCCTGGGTCTGA
- the nbl1 gene encoding neuroblastoma suppressor of tumorigenicity 1, which yields MWQRIQICCALFALYSAAPPAHINRLALFPDKSAWCEAKNITQIVGHTGCQPRSIQNRACLGQCFSYSVPNTFPQSTESLVHCDSCMPAQTQWEVVTLECPGSEESPRVDKLVERIFHCSCQSCSKEGAQEGAVMQLYPADNILDAPSLSDTLSGAQSHPLPPSDTHSNKHAHPHKDHHTLPHTSDGG from the exons ATGTGGCAGAGGATTCAGATTTGCTGCGCACTGTTTGCACTGTATTCAGCGGCACCGCCTGCACACATCAACCGTCTGGCGCTGTTCCCTGACAAGAGCGCCTGGTGCGAAGCCAAGAACATCACACAGATAGTTGGGCACACGGGATGTCAGCCTCGCTCTATTCAAAACAG AGCTTGTCTGGGCCAGTGTTTCAGTTACAGCGTCCCCAACACGTTCCCACAGTCAACGGAGTCTCTGGTGCACTGTGACTCCTGCATGCCTGCCCAGACTCAGTGGGAAGTG gtgACTCTGGAGTGCCCGGGCAGTGAAGAGTCTCCTCGTGTGGACAAGCTGGTGGAGAGGATCTTCCACTGTAGCTGCCAGTCCTGCAGTAAGGAAGGTGCCCAGGAGGGGGCGGTGATGCAGCTGTATCCAGCAGACAACATCCTGGACGCTCCGTCTTTATCCGACACCCTCAGCGGCGCTCAGTCTCATCCTCTGCCCccttcagacacacactctAACAAGCATGCTCATCCACACAAAGACCATCACACACTACCGCATACATCAGACGGAGGGTAG